CGACGAGCTCATCGGCCGCGTGGCGGCCGAGCCGTGGCCGAGCCGGCCGGGCGGCGCCTTCAACTACTCCAACACGAACTACCTCGTGCTCTCGCTGCTCATCGAGCAGATCACGGGTGACCCGATCGAGCGAGTGATCCAGGAGCGCATCGCCGAGGGCGGCGGTCTCGAGGCGACCTCGCTGCCGGGCGACGCGACGCTGCCGGAGGGCGGCGCCCACGGCTATTTCGAGCTCGAGGGCGTGTACATCGACGTCTCGACGCAGTCGGCCTCGCTCTGGTCGGGCGCGGGCGGCATCGTCTCGACCGTGGGCGATGTGAACTCGTTCTACCGGGGGCTCATGCAGGGCGCGTACGTGCACGCCGACGAACTCCGCACGGCGCTCGAGCTCAACCAGGCCGGGTACGGCATCGGCGTGCAGGGCCACGCCGACCCGTGCCCTCCCGGTGATCCGGTCTTCGCGACGCCGCCGGGCCCGACGAACGACGACGACGCCGACGCCGGGGACGCGGCTCTCGATGCTGTCGGACCCGACGGTGAAGGCGCTCAGGTTGGGGGCGGCGACAGCGCCGGCGAGGATCCGACGCCCTCCGCGACGCCAGGCGACGCGGGGCCGGCGGTCAGCCAGTTCCCGCAGATCGGCGAACCCGGCATGACGTACGGCCACCTCGGCTCGGGCCTCGGCTATCGCATCCTCTCGATGTCGAGCCCCGACGGGATGCGCCAGGTGACGCTCTCGTGGACGGCGTCGCCGGTCGACTACGGCGGCGACCCCAGGCTCGGACCCGCGTGGGAGACGATCGATGCCGCGCTCACCGCGACGTGCCCGAGAACGGACGCCGGCGCAGGCGGGTAAACGTCTGCGGGAGTACGGAGGCGCGAGGCGTAGCGTGACGGCATGGATGTCAACACCCCCACCGCGGGAGCACCCTCGAGTGCCCCCGTGAGCAACTCCCCGATCGCGCTGCAGCACCGCTTCGCGACCGATGTCCCGGAGCTCGCCGTGCCGTGGCGTGCCGCCGAGGTCGAGCATCCACGCCTGCTCGCCTTCAGCGACACGCTGGCCGACGAGCTCGGCGTCGACGCCGAAGCGCTGAGCAGTGAAGAGGGGCTCGCGTTCCTCACCGGCAACCGCCTCCCGGAGGGCGTCACGCCCGTCGCGCAGGGTTATTCCGGCCACCAGTGGGGCATGTACACGCCCCGCCTCGGCGACGGTCGCGCGCTCCTCCTCGGCGAAGTCACTGACCGCGCGGGACGCTTGCGCGACATCCACCTGAAGGGGTCGGGCGCAACGCCGTTCTCGCGCGGCGCCGACGGGCTCGCCGCCGTCGGGCCGATGCTTCGCGAGTTCATCATGGGCGAGGCGTTCCACGCGCTCGGCATCCCGGGAACCCGCGCGCTCGCGGTCATCGGCACGGGCCGGCTCGTGCGGCGCGAGGGGCTCGAACCGGGGGCGCTCCTCGTGCGCGTCGCGAGCAGCCACCTGCGCGTCGGCACGTTCCAGTACGCGAGCGCTTCCGGCAACCTGGAGGTGCTGCGGCGCCTCGCGGACCACGCCATCGAGCGTCACGCGCCCGAGGCGGCGGAAGCGGAGCATCCGTACCTCGCGTTCTACGAGCACGTCGTCACCGCGCAGGCCGAGCTCGTGGCGGCGTGGATGCATGTGGGGTTCGTGCACGGCGTCATGAGCACCGACAACACGACCGTGTCGGGCGAGACGATCGACTTCGGGCCGTGCGCCTTCCTCGACGCCTTCGATCCGGGCCTCTGGTTCAGCTCGATCGACCAGAACGGGCGGTACGCCTACCGGCAGCAGCCGTCGATCGTGCAGTGGAACCTGGCGCGCTTCGCCGAGGCGCTGCTGCCGATCCTGCCGCTCACCCGCGACGAGGCGATCGCCGCGGCCGCCGACGCCGACGCTCGCGCCGACGCGAGGGAGCGAGGCGACGAGGCCGCCGACGACGAGGGCGCCGAAAGCGAGCGGCGCGCCGACGCCGAGGCGCGGCAAATCCGCGCCGTCGAGCTCGCGACGGCGGCCCTCGAGCGCTTCGGGCCGCAGTACGCAGAGACGTACGAGCGGGGGATGCGCGCCAAGCTCGGTCTCGCCCACGTCGCGCTCGACGACGCGCGGCCGGTGATCACCGGCGTGCTCGACCTCATGACGGCCGCGCGCGCCGACTACACGCAGTTCTTTCGGGGCCTCGGCGCGCACGCCGCTTCGGGACGCGGCACGCCGGCGCGCTCGCTCTTCCCCGAGCCGGAGGCGTTCGAGCGGTGGGCCGAGCGCTGGCGCGCTCTCGGACCCGACCGGGAGGCGATGGACGCGGTGAACCCGGCCTACATCCCGCGGAACCACCTGGTCGAAGAGGCGCTCGCCGCGGCGAGCGACGAGGCCGACCTCGGGCCGCTCGAGCGCCTGCTCGCGGCGGTGCGGCAGCCGTTCGACGTGCGGCCCGGCCTGGCGCGGTACGCCGAGCCCGCGCCGGCCGACTTCGGGCCGTATACGACCTTCTGCGGCACGTAGGCCGGCTTCTGCGGCTCGTGGGCGTGCGATGAAGATGAGGCCTCAGAGGCCCGCGAGCCCTGCGCGACCCATTCAGTCTGAGCCCGTGCCGTAGTGCTTCGCCAGCCGGCGGAGCCCTTCGTCGATCGAGACGGTCGGCGCCCAGTCGAGGTCGCGGCGCGTCGAGCGTTGGTCGAACCAGTGCGCGGTCGAGAGCTGCTCAGCCAGGAATCGCGTCATCGGCGGCTCATCGACGCCCGGCCGCACGGTCCAGACCCACTCGACCGCCGCTCCGGCGATGCGCCCGAGGGCCGCGGGAACGCTGACCCTGGGGGCCGGAACGCCCGCGGCGCGGCAAATTCCGCCGAGCAGGTCGCCGACCGGTCGCGGCTCGCCATTGGTGAGCACGTACGCGTTGCCGTGGGCCATGTCGGCGCGGTGGAGCGCCGCCACGATCCCGGTTGCGGCGTTGTCGACGTAGGTCGTGTCGATGAGCGCCGTGCCCCCGTTCAGGAGCGGTAACGTGCCGCGGCGCGCCCGCTCGACGATGCGCTCGACGAGCTGCGTGTCGCCGGGACCCCACACGAGGTGCGGGCGCACGGCGACCACGCGCATGCCGCTGACACCGTCACGGGCGAGCGCCAGCAGCTCGGCCTCCGCCTTTGTGCGCGCGTACTCGCCGCGCGCGTGCTCAGGCGACGCGGGCTCGGCGCCGACCCCCGCGAGTGCCGCGCCGGCGTGCGCGACCGACGGCGACGACACCTGCACGAAGCGCGTCACCCCGGCTCGCTCGGCGGCATCGAGCAGCGTGCGAGTGCCGTCGACGTTGATGGCGCGGAACTCGGCCGCCTCGCCCGCGAGCGAGACCTTGGCCGCGAGGTGCACAACGGCATCCGCCCCGCCGACCGCGCGCTCGACCGTGGCCCGGTCGGTCACCGAACCGAGGGTGTCGACCGCTCCCGCTGCCCCTGAGGGGCGCCGCTGCAGCGTGCGCACGTCGTGTCCGGCGGCGAGCAACTCCGCCGCGACGGCACGTCCGAGGTAGCCGGATGCTCCCGTGACGAGCACGGTCATGGCGCCTCCGGCGACCGGCCGGCGAGCGTTGCATCGGCCCAGGCCGCGAGGCGTGTGCGATCGATCTTGGAGTTGTGGCGGATGTCGGTCGGCAGGCTCGGCACCACGAACACGGCCGCGAGTGGGAGCGGCGCCTTCGCCCGGATGCGGGCGGCAAGTTCGGCGTCGGCGAGCTGCGGGCGCTGCGCTCGAGACTCGGTCTCGACGACGGCGACCGCCTGGCGAAGGCCCTGCGGGCCGACGCCGACGACGGCGGCGCGGCGAACGCCCTCGGCCGATTCGACCGCCTGCTCGGGCCCGACCGGCGCGACTGGCCCGTCGGCCGTCACGATGACGTGCTGCACGCGCCCCTCGACCCACACGCGGCCCTGCTCGTCGAGGTGGCCGATGTCGCCCGTGCGGTGCCAGCGCTCGGCCCGCGACGCAGGCATCGCGGGCTCGGTCGGCTCGATGGTGCCCGTGCCGCGCACCGCCTCGCGGTCGGTGATCCACAGGCGGTCGTAGTGCGACTTGAGGTGCGGCGCCGAGACGACGAGCTCGCCGAGCACTCCGGGGACGTCGCTCGGGGCGCCCGTCGCGCGGCCGTCGCCGTCGAGCGCGCTCACGAGCACGCGGGCCTCGCCGATCGGCGTGCCGACGCACACGCCCTCGTCGGGAGCGTCGGCGGCCGACAGGATGCCATCGAGCGTCACGTCGGTGACGAGCAGGCACTCGGTCATCCCGTAGGGCGTGTGCGGCGTCGCGTTCGGCATGAGCTCGGCGGCCCGCGCGAGCAGGCTCGCCCCGATTGGCGCGCCGGTCGAGAGGAAGGTGCGCACTCGCTCGAGCGCGCGCCGGTCGTCCGGAGTCAGCTCGCGGGCCGTTTCGACGACGTTCCGCATGGCCGCCGGAGAGAGGAACACGATGCGGGCACCGGATGCCCGGAGTGCCGCTGCGACCGCGCGCGCCGTGAGCGTGCGGGGCGACGAGACGTCCATGTCGGGCGTGACCGAACGCGTTCCGAGGGCCGGTCCGAGGAGCGCGAACGGGGCGAAGCCCGTCACGAGACCGGTCGCAGGCGTGACGTCGAAGTGGGCGGCGAGCCCGTCGCGCAGTGCGGCGAGCTGACGGTGGGTATAGACGACGCCCTTGGCCGGGCCCGTCGACCCCGACGTGAACAGGATCGCGGCGTCGTGCTCCGGGCCGGGCGGGGCGGGGACGGCGGCGCCCGCCGCCGCACCCAGCGTGGCCACCTGGCGCAGGCTGTGCGAGACGCCGAGCGCCGAGGCGGCGTACCGCGGCAGGTGCTCGGCGGCGATGCGGATGCCGGGCCAGCCGAGCGCGCGCGCGGCGGCGAGGCCGGGTCGTCCGCCGATGATCACGTCGGGCCACGCGCCCCTGACCGCGCGGGTGAGACCGCTGACGCCGAGGCCGGCGTCGGCCACGACGACGACCGCGCCGATCCGAAGGCACGCGTAGAGGACGGCCGTGAGGGTCGGCCCGGGCTGCACCAGCACCGAGACGCGGTCGCCGCGGCGTACGCCGAGCCGGTGCAGGCCGGCGGCGAGATCGTTCACGCGCGTGGCGAGCTGCCGCCACGTGACGCGACGGGGTTCGTGCTCGTGCGCGGCGCCGCGGGCGCCCGCGGACCGGCCTGCCATGTCGATGACGGCGATGTCGTCATCGTCGGCGCGCGCCTCGATGCCGTGCCAGATCGGTCTGAAGGCATCGGCGTGGTCTTCGGCCGCTCCACGAGGTGCCGGGGAGGACGGCGTCACGAGGGATGCCGGCGGCGAAGCGACACGTTCCTCGAGCCACGCGAGCACGGCCTCCGCGTAGGGCCGCTCCTCGGCGATGAGGTGGCTCGCCCCCTCGAACCGGTGGACGTCGGCGCGCGGAAGTCGGTCGGTGAGATCGTCGAGGTACCGATCACTGAAGATGGGGTCGTTCGGCCCCCAGAGCATGAGCCCGGGAACCGCGAGGTCTGCGACGCCGGCCGCGATTCGGGTGAGTGCGGGGACGCTCGGGTGGGCCGCGTCCACGGGGATGTCGCGCACGAATCCGCCGATGCCGCGCCGCCGGTTCGCCGTGCGATACGGCGCCCGATAGGCGGCCTTGACCGACCGTGCAAGCGGCGGCGACGCGAGCGTGAGCGTCGTGTCGAGGAAGGCCGTCGTGGCGACGGCAGAGGCCTCGAGCACGCCGCGCGCGCGGGCAAGGCGCAGCGGCGCGGGAATCGGCGTGCCCGCCGGTTGGTGCACGGCCGTGTTGAGGAGCGCGACACCGGCCAGTAGGTGCGGATGATCGATCGCCCAACCGAGCGAGATGACGCCGCCCCAATCGTGGCCGATCGTGACGACCGGCGCGCGGCCGCCGGCGCCGCCCTCGTCGTCGCCGCGCCCGAGCCCGAGCGCGTCGGTGAACGCGCCGAGGTCGGCGACGCGCCGCGCGAGCGTGCGATGCTCGCCGCTGCGCTGGGAGAACCCCATCTCGAGCTGGTCGACGGCGACGACCCGCCAGGCCGGCCGGCCGGCCTCGGCCGCCGCGACCGACGCGCTCACGAGCGAACGCCACAGGTACGACCAGGTCGGGTTGCCGTGCACCGCGAGGACGGTGCCGACGACGGGCGCGCCGAGCTCGGCGAGCGCGTCGCCCGTGTCGAGGTAGTGCCACGTTGTCTCGTCGCCAGCACTCGGCCCGGCCGCCCCGCCACCGCCGCTCGCCGCTGGCGGAACCGTCAGCATCCGGCTGTATCGCGAATCGAGGCCCGGGAGGCCTGTCGGCGGCAGCGAAGCGGGTTCGTTCACCAAGCAAGCTCCATCATCGCGGTGTTCAGGCCGGAGCCGACGCCCATGAGCAGCACGCGGTCGCCCTTGCGCAGCGACGACTGCTCTTCCGCGAGGGTGATGGGAATCGACGCCGGCCCCACGTTCCCGAGGTGGGGGAAGGTCGTTGGCACCCGGCTGCGGTCGAGCTTCACGGCCTTGACGATCGCGTTCGTGTGCACCGTCGACACCTGGTGGGTGATGTAGCGGTCCATCGACTTCCAGTCCCACTCGGTGCCCGCCTCCTTCCACGCCGAAACGACGAGGTCGAGGCCGCCCTTGAGGAGGGCCTTCGCGTCGGTGAACATGCCATCGACACTGCCGACGCACAGGTCGTGGAACTGGGTCGCCGCGCGGGTGACGCCGCCGAGCACACGATGCCCGGCCGGATGCTCGTCGGCCCGCCCCAGCACGGCGACGGCCGAGCCGGAGCCGAGGGTGAGCGAGGCGAACTCGCTCATGAAGCCTTCACGGTCGATGCCCTCGCGCTGAAGCCGGGCCACCGTGTTGACCTGGATGTCGTCGGCGTCTTCGCCGTTGACGATCACGGCATAGCGGATCTGGCCCGACTCGATCATGCCCGCCGCGAGACTGATGCCGTTGACGAAGCCGAGGCAGGCGTTGGCGATGTCGAAGTTGATGGCGGAGGTCGGCAGGCCGAGACCGTGATGCAGTCGCACCGCGACGGACGGCTCGAGGTGCTTCCGGGTGACCGAGGTGTTGATGAGCAGGCCGACGTCGCCCGCATCGACACCCGCGTGGGCGAGTGCGCGCCGGCCCGCGACGACGGTCGCGTCGTCGGCCGACTCGCCCGTCGCCCAGTTGCGGCGCTCGAGCACGCCCGCCACCCGCCGCAGCAGCCCGCTGCGCAGCTTCAGCCGTTTGAGGGCTGCCGCGAGATGGTCTTCGATGTCATCGGACGTCGTCACTCTGCTCGGCAGCTCGCTGGCAACCGACAAGAGTGCGACGTTGCTGAATCGAGTTGTCGCGTTGCCTGTCACTTCTTCTCCCGCTGCGACCACAGGGGATCGGCCGCCATAGCGGAACAGCATAACGAGGCCGGTCGCGTCGAACTTCGGGATTTGTCGTGAGTGGCGTCGCGGCGGTCTCGATGGCGGCTAGAAGATCATCGGGCGGTCGTCGTCCATCGAGGTCTCGATGTCGAGCTCCACGACCACCGGCACGTGGTCGCTCGGGGCATCGCCGCCGCGCTCGTCGCGCTCGATCGACGCGTCGACGACGAGCTCGTCGAACGCCGCCGAGCCGAGGATGAAGTCGATGCGCATGCCGTGGTTGCGCTGAAAGCGGCCGGCCTTGTAGTCCCAGTACGTGAATCCCTCCTCGCCGCGGTCGCGGACGACATCGACGAGGCCGCCATCGAGCAACGCCTGAAACGCGTCGCGTTCCGGCGGTGAGACGTGCGTCAGCCCGTCGAACGCGGCCATGTCCCACACATCCGTGTCGAGCGGGGCGATGTTGAAGTCGCCCATGAGCGCGAGCGGTTCGTCGGGGTGCTCCCCGAGCCACGCGACGGTGTCGTCGAGGAGTGCGCGCAACCACGCGAGCTTGTAGGCGTAGTGGGGATGCCCGAGCTCCCGGCCGTTCGGCACGTACAGCGACCACAGGCGCACGTCTTCGACCGTCACCCCCAGCGCACGCGCTTCAAGCGGCAGCTCGCCCGACTCGGGGGGCGTGTTGGCGTATCCGGGCATGTTGGCGAAACCGACACGGGGCTCGCTCATGGGGAGGCGGCTGGCGAAGGCGACGCCGTTCCACTGGTTGGTGCCGTGCACCTCAACCTCGTAGCCCGCCTCCTCGAAGGCCCCGACGGGGAACTGGTCGACCTTGCACTTCGTCTCTTGCATGGCGAGCACGTCGATGTCGGCGCGCTCGAGCCAGTCGACGATGCGGCCCGTGCGGGCCCGGACGGAGTTCACGTTCCAGGTGGCGATGCGCATTGCTCCACGGTATCGCTGGTACCGGCGTGATGGCGGCCGCGACGCTTGCCTTTTGGTCGGTATGACTTTAAGCTGCCGCGAACGACGTTAGGGTCACCATGACACGAACCCCGGGCGCGGCGCCGAAGCCGACGGCGGCATCCGCATCGCCGCGCGAGCACGACTCGCGCGAGCGCGGCGGCGACGCGACGCGGGTCGCCGTGTCGACGGTCATCTTCACGCTTCGACGGGGCGACAGCGACGCCGTCGGCTCGCGCGAGGACCGTGTGGGCCGAGCGGGCCGGCAGGCGGGGGGCCGCCTGGCCGGCGACAGGGCGCACGCGCCATCGGCAGACGTCGTGATCCCGCTCGTACGGCGCCTGCGTGAGCCCTACGAGGGACGATGGGCGCTGCCGGGCGGCTGGCTCGACATCGCCGAGGGCCTCGACGAGGCAGCATCGCGCACGCTTGCCGAAACGACCGGCCTCATGCCGAGCTACCTCGAGCAGCTGTACGCCTTCGGCGCCGTCGACCGATCGACAACGCGCGTTGTGTCGATCGTGTACTGGGCACTGTTGCGCCATGAAGAGGTCGCGGCCGCCGCCGCCCCCGAAAACGTGGCCTGGTTTGACGCCAACGCGCTCCCACGCCTCGCATTCGACCACAACGACATCGTCGCGTACGCGCTGTGGCGCCTGCGCAACAAGGTCGGTTACAGCCGCATCGCGCACGGGCTCCTCGCCGACGAGTTCACCCTCGCCGAGCTCCGCGAGGTCTACGAGTCGATCCTCGGCAAACGCCTCGACCCGGCGAACTTCCGGCGCCAGGCCGAGAGCGCGGGCGGACTCATCGCCACCGACCGCTTCCGCACGGGCAGCCACCGCCCCGCCCGCCTCTACCGCTACGACGACACGCTCGAGCTCGCGAGCCGCGGCCCGCTGGGCCAGAGCCCCTAGCCCGGCCCGCGCCAACCCAGCCCGCTCGGCCGTCGCGCGGCGCCATCGACGGCAGCATCCCTCGCCGTTCAGCGGCATCCACCACAACGATCAGACCATCCCGCCGGCACGGATGCCGGAGGCCCCCGAATCGAGAGCACCATGCCCGCAACGTTCCTGCCCCTCACCACCCGCCCCGACCCACCGGCCGACGCCTCCGCCGACGCCTCGGTCGAACACGTCATCCGCGCCATCGTCGACGGCCGGTCGACGGCCGAGACCTGCAACACCGACCTGGCGGCCGGCCCGTGGGACTTCGACGCCAGAACCGGGTACGGCCCGGGCTCCTCGATGGGCGACGTCATCCCGGCCGGCGCTCCCCGCCAGGGCGAGCTGCCCGTCGAGTACCGCGAGGCGGGCGAAGACGAGCTCGACGCGCGCATCATGGCCGCCAAGCGGACGCTCGGCGACCGCGTCGTCGTACTCGGCCACTTCTACCAGCGCGACGAGGTCGTGCGCCACGCCGACCACGTCGGCGACTCGTTCCAGCTCGCGGGGGCCGCGAGGAGCCGCCCGGAGGCCGAGTCCATCGTGTTCTGCGGCGTGCACTTCATGGCCGAGACCGCCGACCTGCTCTCGCGACCCGAGCAGGCGGTGATCCTGCCGAATCTCGCCGCCGGCTGCTCGATGGCCGACATGGCCGACATCGACCAGGTCGAAGACTGCTGGGAGCAGCTCGAGGACCTCTACGGCGACATGGATGCTGTGGGCGACGACGGCCGCGTGCCCGTCGTTCCCGTCACCTACATGAACTCGTCGGCGGCCATCAAGGGGTTCGTCGGACGCAACGGCGGCATTGTGTGCACGTCGTCCAACGCGCGAACCGTGCTCGAGTGGGCGTTCGAGCGGGGCCGGCGTGTGCTCTTCTTCCCCGACCAGCACCTTGGCCGCAACACCGCGAAGGCCATGGGCGTGCCGCTCGATCAGATGCCAATGTGGAACCCGCGCAGCCCCCTCGGCGGCAACGCGGAGGACGAGCTGCGCGATGCGCGCGTGATCCTCTGGCACGGATTCTGCTCGGTGCACCGCCGCTTCACGGTCGACCAGATCGCGCGGGCGCGTGACGAGCACCCGGGCGTGCGCGTGATCGTGCACCCCGAGTGCCCCATGCCCGTCGTCGACGCGGCCGACGAGTCGGGCTCGACCGACTACATCCGGCGCGCGATCGACGCCGCGACCGAGCCGACGACGTTCGCGATCGGCACCGAGGTCAACCTCGTGCAGCGCCTGGCCGCGCAGTACCCGCAGCACACCATCTTCTGCCTCGACCCCGTCGTGTGCCCCTGCTCGACCATGTACCGCATCCACCCCGGCTACCTCGCGTGGGTGCTGGAGGGCCTGGTCGCCGGCACCGTGCACAACCGCATCACGGTGCCGGACGATGTCGCCGCCCCGGCGCGCGTGGCGCTCGAGCGCATGCTCGCGGCGAAGCCGCACGCACCGGGCGCGCTCGCGGGTGCCGCCGCGGGGGTGGATGCTCCGAGGACGACGGTCAGGCCGTGACCCGCGCGACCCCGCGGGCGCGGCGCGTGGACGACCGCGATCCGGGGCCGGCCGTCGTGATCGTGGGCAGCGGGATCGCCGGCCTGACCGCGGCGCTTGGTGCGGCATCCGCCGGGTGCCGCGTGACGGTCGCGACCAAGGCATCCCTCGACGACGGCAGCACGCGCTTCGCGCAGGGCGGTATCGCGGGCGTCATGTTCGGCGACGACCGGACCGACGACCACGCGCACGACACGGTCGTCGCCGGCGCCGGCCTGAGCGACCGCGACGCCGTCCACGTGCTCGTCGAGGAGGGGCCCGATCGCATTCGCGATCTCATCGACGCGGGGGTCAACTTCGATCGTGGCGACGACGGCTCCTATGTGAAGGGGTTGGAGGCCGCGCACTCGTACCCGAGGGTGCTGCACGCGGGGGGCGACGCAACCGGGCTCGCGATCGAGCGGGCCCTCGTCGCGCGGCTGCGGGAGGCCGAGGCGCGCGGCACGGTCCAGGTGATCGAGCACGCATTCCTCGTCGACGTGATCCTCGACGCGTCGCTCCCCGATTCGTCCTCGGTCCAGTCCCCCCATCACGCCGCTCGCGCGCGCGGCGTCGAGCTGCTCGTCGACGGCGGGCGGCTCGCACTCGCGGCCGACGCGGTCGTGCTGGCGACGGGCGGCGCGGGTCACTTGTTCGCGCACACGACGAACCCGGCAGTCGCGACGGGCGACGGCATCGCGGCGGCGATCCGTGCCGGCGCGCGCGTCGAGGACCTCGAATTCGTCCAGTTCCACCCGACGTCGCTTCCCGCCGCGCCGGCGCTCGGCGTCGACGCGTTCCTCGTGTCGGAGGCCGTACGGGGCGAGGGCGCGACGCTCGTCGACGAGACGGGCCGGCGATTCGCGTTCGGCGCCCACCCCGACGGCGAGCTCGCGCCCCGCGACATCGTCGCGCGCGCGATCGCCGAGCGCATGGCGGCACAGGGTGGGCGGCCGGTGCGGCTCGACGCGACGCGGCTCGGGCGAGGAGAGCCCACCGCGGCGTTCTTAGCGCGACGATTCCCGACCATCGACCGGGTCGTGCGCGAGCGGGGCCTCGACTGGAGTCGCGAGCCGATACCGGTCACGCCCGCCGCGCACTACCTCATGGGCGGCGTCGCGACCGACCTCCACGGGCGTACCTCGATCCCGGGCCTCTACGCGGTCGGCGAGGTCGCCCGCACGGGCGTGCACGGCGCGAACCGCCTCGCCTCGAACTCGCTGCTCGAGGGCGCGGTCTTCGGGGCGCGGGCGGCTGCCGCGATCGCCGCGGGTGCCGAGCGGCAAGGGCGCGGCGCCCCGCTGGGGCCCCGCCCCGCCGGGGCTGGAGGAGCCCGTTCCCGTGCCGTGACGCCGTCGGCGCCCGCCGCTCGCCAGGGGCCCGCGGGAGCGAGGCCGTGCGGTGATGCGCCGAGGACGGACTGTCCCTTCTCGCGCGAAGCCCTCCAGCGCCTCATGTGGAACCACGCGGGGCTCGTACGCGACGCTGATCATCTCGACGACGCCGCTCGCCAGATCGGTGCGTGGCGCGACGAGGCCGCCCGCGAAGGCCCGTCCGCCGACGACGTTCTCATCCGCGAAGACGCCAATCTCCTGCTCGTCGCGGCGCACCTCGTCGACGCGGCGCTGCGGCGGAGCGGGTCGATCGGCGCCCACTTCCGCAGCGACGACCGCCGCCCGGCCCGCGACGCGACCGC
This sequence is a window from Pseudoclavibacter endophyticus. Protein-coding genes within it:
- the nadB gene encoding L-aspartate oxidase, whose translation is MTRATPRARRVDDRDPGPAVVIVGSGIAGLTAALGAASAGCRVTVATKASLDDGSTRFAQGGIAGVMFGDDRTDDHAHDTVVAGAGLSDRDAVHVLVEEGPDRIRDLIDAGVNFDRGDDGSYVKGLEAAHSYPRVLHAGGDATGLAIERALVARLREAEARGTVQVIEHAFLVDVILDASLPDSSSVQSPHHAARARGVELLVDGGRLALAADAVVLATGGAGHLFAHTTNPAVATGDGIAAAIRAGARVEDLEFVQFHPTSLPAAPALGVDAFLVSEAVRGEGATLVDETGRRFAFGAHPDGELAPRDIVARAIAERMAAQGGRPVRLDATRLGRGEPTAAFLARRFPTIDRVVRERGLDWSREPIPVTPAAHYLMGGVATDLHGRTSIPGLYAVGEVARTGVHGANRLASNSLLEGAVFGARAAAAIAAGAERQGRGAPLGPRPAGAGGARSRAVTPSAPAARQGPAGARPCGDAPRTDCPFSREALQRLMWNHAGLVRDADHLDDAARQIGAWRDEAAREGPSADDVLIREDANLLLVAAHLVDAALRRSGSIGAHFRSDDRRPARDATAAASMPLPDAAAALRRPRDPEAA
- the nadA gene encoding quinolinate synthase NadA translates to MPATFLPLTTRPDPPADASADASVEHVIRAIVDGRSTAETCNTDLAAGPWDFDARTGYGPGSSMGDVIPAGAPRQGELPVEYREAGEDELDARIMAAKRTLGDRVVVLGHFYQRDEVVRHADHVGDSFQLAGAARSRPEAESIVFCGVHFMAETADLLSRPEQAVILPNLAAGCSMADMADIDQVEDCWEQLEDLYGDMDAVGDDGRVPVVPVTYMNSSAAIKGFVGRNGGIVCTSSNARTVLEWAFERGRRVLFFPDQHLGRNTAKAMGVPLDQMPMWNPRSPLGGNAEDELRDARVILWHGFCSVHRRFTVDQIARARDEHPGVRVIVHPECPMPVVDAADESGSTDYIRRAIDAATEPTTFAIGTEVNLVQRLAAQYPQHTIFCLDPVVCPCSTMYRIHPGYLAWVLEGLVAGTVHNRITVPDDVAAPARVALERMLAAKPHAPGALAGAAAGVDAPRTTVRP
- a CDS encoding NUDIX hydrolase, encoding MTRTPGAAPKPTAASASPREHDSRERGGDATRVAVSTVIFTLRRGDSDAVGSREDRVGRAGRQAGGRLAGDRAHAPSADVVIPLVRRLREPYEGRWALPGGWLDIAEGLDEAASRTLAETTGLMPSYLEQLYAFGAVDRSTTRVVSIVYWALLRHEEVAAAAAPENVAWFDANALPRLAFDHNDIVAYALWRLRNKVGYSRIAHGLLADEFTLAELREVYESILGKRLDPANFRRQAESAGGLIATDRFRTGSHRPARLYRYDDTLELASRGPLGQSP